A genomic window from Megalobrama amblycephala isolate DHTTF-2021 linkage group LG2, ASM1881202v1, whole genome shotgun sequence includes:
- the LOC125262989 gene encoding granzyme B(G,H)-like — translation MTIIISLLLLASLLPHLTFTAHENVGIVNGNEVRPHSRPYMVSLQTYGHHICGGFLISDQFVLTAAHCWNGYDILMVVVGAHDLRDSKSSDHIRVKSYIPHPNYKSNPYRIDADIMLLKLEKKVNLNNKVGVIPLPNEGKDVKPEAACSVAGWGRLMTDGSRSNVLMEAKVSVMNNTECRNRWGPSFSVSQMICVYGRGGTCFGDSGGPLVCGNTAVGITSFGQPGQCNSPERPNVYTKISAYIQWIRTVIGNV, via the exons ATGACCATCATCATCTCTCTGCTCCTGTTGGCCTCTCTGCTGCCACACCTGACCTTCACTG CTCATGAGAATGTGGGTATAGTGAATGGCAATGAAGTCAGACCCCACTCCAGACCTTACATGGTTTCTCTTCAGACATATGGGCACCATATCTGTGGAGGATTCCTCATTTCTGATCAGTTTGTCCTGACTGCCGCACATTGCTGGAACGG ATATGATATTCTGATGGTTGTTGTTGGTGCTCATGACTTAAGGGACAGCAAGAGTTCAGATCACATCAGAGTGAAGTCCTACATCCCTCATCCAAACTATAAATCCAATCCTTATCGAATTGATGCTGACATCATGCTTTTGAAG ctagagaaaaaagtcaatctAAACAACAAGGTTGGAGTGATACCATTACCAAATGAAGGAAAAGACGTCAAACCAGAGGCTGCCTGTAGCGTTGCCGGCTGGGGAAGACTGATGACTGATGGCTCAAGGAGCAATGTTCTAATGGAGGCAAAAGTGTCCGTAATGAATAACACAGAATGTAGAAATAGATGGGGACCATCATTCTCAGTCTCACAGATGATCTGTGTATATGGACGTGGTGGAACCTGCTTT GGGGATTCAGGAGGTCCTTTGGTTTGTGGAAACACTGCTGTTGGTATCACATCTTTCGGTCAACCTGGTCAATGTAATTCACCTGAGCGTCCTAATGTGTATACTAAGATTTCAGCATATATTCAATGGATCCGTACAGTAATTGGAAATGTATAA
- the LOC125262437 gene encoding hydroxycarboxylic acid receptor 2-like, translating into MDNSSKCCAFDAPILDEVLPPILFVEFIFGLMGNVLALSMFFFHRDTWKPNSIYLAHLAVADAVVLFCLPFRADYYRRGKDWVYGDAFCRILLFLLAANRAAGIFFLTAVAVDRYLKIVHPLNRINRMGLRYALWVSLGIWGLIIAMTVYLLTDKHFYYRNNRTQCESFNICLGRNALSDWHNSFYVIQFFVPTCIVSYCTACITWQLKSKTVDTQGKIKRAVQFILAVALVFIICFFPSNVSRIAVWVLKSWHNECHYFTDANVAFYTTVCFTYFNSVLNPIVYYFSSPAFSGSLKKLYMKLLGQKMDEDEDNEKNNHSSVTVSANVS; encoded by the coding sequence ATGGACAACTCCTCAAAGTGCTGCGCTTTTGATGCACCCATCTTGGACGAAGTCCTACCTCCTATACTATTCGTCGAATTCATTTTTGGTCTTATGGGGAATGTCCTCGCCCTCTCGATGTTCTTCTTCCACAGGGACACCTGGAAGCCCAATTCTATTTATCTAGCTCACCTGGCTGTGGCGGATGCTGTGGTCCTTTTCTGCCTTCCTTTCAGGGCCGACTACTACCGCAGGGGCAAGGACTGGGTCTACGGAGATGCCTTCTGCCGTATTTTGCTGTTTCTTTTGGCCGCCAACAGAGCTGCTGGTATATTCTTCCTTACTGCCGTCGCTGTGGACCGATACCTGAAGATCGTTCACCCTCTCAACCGCATCAACCGCATGGGTCTGCGCTACGCCCTGTGGGTGTCTCTTGGCATTTGGGGTCTCATCATAGCCATGACTGTCTACCTGTTAACAGACAAACATTTCTACTATCGAAACAACCGCACACAGTGTGAGAGCTTCAACATATGTTTGGGACGCAATGCATTGTCCGACTGGCACAATTCATTCTACGTTATCCAGTTCTTTGTGCCCACGTGCATTGTTAGCTATTGTACAGCTTGTATTACATGGCAACTGAAAAGTAAGACGGTGGACACACAGGGCAAAATCAAGAGGGCAGTGCAGTTTATTTTAGCAGTTGCTCTGGTTTTCATTATATGTTTCTTCCCAAGTAACGTCTCTCGTATCGCAGTGTGGGTGCTGAAGAGCTGGCATAACGAGTGCCACTATTTCACTGATGCAAATGTGGCTTTTTACACCACTGTCTGCTTTACCTACTTCAACAGCGTACTCAATCCCATCGTTTATTATTTTTCCAGTCCTGCGTTCAGTGGATCCCTCAAGAAACTCTACATGAAACTTCTAGGACAGAAAATGGATGAGGATGAGGACAATGAGAAGAACAATCATAGTTCTGTTACAGTATCAGCTAATGTCTCTTAA
- the LOC125262439 gene encoding B-cell CLL/lymphoma 7 protein family member A-like isoform X1, protein MSGRSVRAETRSRAKDDIKRVMAAIEKVRKWEKKWVTVGDTSLRIFKWVPVTETKSDDKNKKKKGREEKYGSEVTTPENSSSPGMMDMHDENSNQSSIADSSPVKMENSCSTSPTPEATAAAHADGNKCKAEHTASPDKGNCNSTTSETSTSKKDTQLLEEKESPSDTSTNTQESEDGSPPTKKSKVESSSQDLDD, encoded by the exons ATGTCTGGCAGGTCAGTGCGCGCGGAGACCCGGAGCAGAGCCAAAGATGACATCAAACGCGTTATGGCCGCTATTGAGAAAGTGCGAAAATG GGAGAAAAAATGGGTGACGGTTGGAGACACTTCACTACGTATCTTCAAATGGGTCCCAGTGACTGAAACGAAGTCAGATGAT AAGAACAAAAAGAAGAAGGGCAGAGAGGAGAAATACGGATCGGAGGTGACGACTCCAGAGAACAGTTCCTCTCCGGGAATGATGGACATGCACG ATGAGAACAGTAATCAGAGCTCAATAGCCGATTCCTCTCCAGTGAAGATGGAGAACAGCTGTAGCACGAGCCCGACACCAGAGGCCACTGCTGCTGCTCACGCTGATGGAAACAAGTGCAAGGCAGAACATACGGCATCCCCTGACAAAG GGAATTGTAACTCCACCACTTCAGAGACCTCAACAAGCAAAAAAGATACTCAGTTATTAGAGGAGAAGGAGTCGCCATCAGACACCTCGACAAACACTCAG GAAAGTGAAGATGGTTCTCCACCCACAAAGAAAAGCAAAGTAGAATCATCTTCTCAGGACTTGGATGACTAA
- the LOC125262439 gene encoding B-cell CLL/lymphoma 7 protein family member A-like isoform X2 — MSFMEKKWVTVGDTSLRIFKWVPVTETKSDDKNKKKKGREEKYGSEVTTPENSSSPGMMDMHDENSNQSSIADSSPVKMENSCSTSPTPEATAAAHADGNKCKAEHTASPDKGNCNSTTSETSTSKKDTQLLEEKESPSDTSTNTQESEDGSPPTKKSKVESSSQDLDD; from the exons ATGTCTTTTAT GGAGAAAAAATGGGTGACGGTTGGAGACACTTCACTACGTATCTTCAAATGGGTCCCAGTGACTGAAACGAAGTCAGATGAT AAGAACAAAAAGAAGAAGGGCAGAGAGGAGAAATACGGATCGGAGGTGACGACTCCAGAGAACAGTTCCTCTCCGGGAATGATGGACATGCACG ATGAGAACAGTAATCAGAGCTCAATAGCCGATTCCTCTCCAGTGAAGATGGAGAACAGCTGTAGCACGAGCCCGACACCAGAGGCCACTGCTGCTGCTCACGCTGATGGAAACAAGTGCAAGGCAGAACATACGGCATCCCCTGACAAAG GGAATTGTAACTCCACCACTTCAGAGACCTCAACAAGCAAAAAAGATACTCAGTTATTAGAGGAGAAGGAGTCGCCATCAGACACCTCGACAAACACTCAG GAAAGTGAAGATGGTTCTCCACCCACAAAGAAAAGCAAAGTAGAATCATCTTCTCAGGACTTGGATGACTAA